The sequence GGACATAAAAAAGAGATTGGCTGGTATCATATAGAGCTGACAGGTGAAGGGTTAAAAGATCCTCTGATGAGAAAATTTGCTATTCATCCTCGTGTTGGAGATTTCTGGAGACGCTTTAAAGTTTTTCACTGGCATGCTGATACTTTTGATTTACCTCATGGTTCAGTTCTTCTTGCAAGCACAAAATTATACAAAAATCAAGCCTTCAGATTCGGGGAAAATATCTATGCATTCCAGTTTCACATAGAAGTTAAGAACAACATGATTTACGAATGGTTTAAAGATACTCCAGACTGTAAACTAATACTTGAAGAAACTGAAAATGTTTATTATGAATATTACGGTAGAGCAATGAATTTCTATAAAAAATTCTTTAAAAAATGATAAACATAAAAAGAATGAGGAGGGAAAAATGGAAAAAGTAAAAGTTAAAGGAGTTGTCAAAAAACCGCGAGATAAAAAAGATGTTATGGAGCTTGTAAAAAAACATAACGTAAAATTTATTAGACTATGGTTTACAGATATCCATGGCCAACTTAAGAGTTTTGCTGTTCCGGTAGAGGAACTCGAATTTGCCTTTAATGAAGGGATGGGTTTTGACGGATCTTCTATAAAGGGTTTTGCAAGAATTGACGAGAGTGATATGATTGCCAGACCTGACCCAAAAACTTTCGTAATTCTTCCAT comes from Nitrospirota bacterium and encodes:
- a CDS encoding type 1 glutamine amidotransferase, whose amino-acid sequence is MSVLIPKNTIKEGPGTIEDFLKQEKFSYTILELESGEIPPTLENFTTLIILGGPMGVYEMDKYPHLKIGSRIIREAINRDMKIMGICLGSQMIAHCLGADVYPGHKKEIGWYHIELTGEGLKDPLMRKFAIHPRVGDFWRRFKVFHWHADTFDLPHGSVLLASTKLYKNQAFRFGENIYAFQFHIEVKNNMIYEWFKDTPDCKLILEETENVYYEYYGRAMNFYKKFFKK